A DNA window from Doryrhamphus excisus isolate RoL2022-K1 chromosome 2, RoL_Dexc_1.0, whole genome shotgun sequence contains the following coding sequences:
- the ccni gene encoding cyclin-I isoform X1, whose amino-acid sequence MKITEPWGVHRLAFLLEKAMSREAKMWKGYVAKKPSSQDTDISPTQRDEAVCWLLELHSRLQLYPETLVLAVSILDRFLASIKARPKYLRCIAIASFFLAIKTCEEDECVPSLRELAASCSCGCSPSDILRMERIILDKLNWDLHNATPLDFLHVFHAMVLSCSSGLLDSLMGLNRSQHLALLTRRLYHCLADHTLIKLRGSMLALAILTLELETCCPDWLAVTIELLKKAQIDTSELIRSRELVAWSLSAPSAALPPNTVYIYQPGQNQTTLQAPTQDPPGSVTSSTESSTPGRPQTPAGEEGVCQQPRGSPTSSNDGSLPALLSPPKSSCHRNHLHKVTLRCKVSTKRKVEEMEVDDFYDGIKRLYNEDITAAVQEGASPAMGAIIPAGEEGLLMSSPCPPLQPVGAP is encoded by the exons ATGAAGATCACCGAACCCTGGGGAGTCCACAGGCTGGCTTTTCTTCTAGAAAAAGCCATGTCGAGGGAAGCCAAGATGTGGAAGGGCTATGTGGCAAAGAAGCCCTCATCACAG GATACAGATATCTCCCCAACTCAGCGGGATGAAGCGGTGTGCTGGCTTTTGGAGCTCCACAGCAGGCTGCAGCTGTACCCAGAAACCCTggtgttagctgttagcatacTGGATCGTTTCCTTGCTTCCATCAAG GCCCGTCCAAAGTATCTGCGCTGCATCGCCATCGCCTCCTTTTTCCTGGCTATCAAGACCTGTGAGGAAGATGAG TGTGTTCCCTCTCTGAGGGAGCTGGCTGCTTCCTGCAGCTGTGGCTGTTCTCCATCAGACATCCTGAGGATGGAAAGGATCATCCTTGACAAACTCAACTGGGATCTGCACAATGCCACGCCGCTGGACTTCCTGCACGTA TTCCATGCAATGGTCTTGTCATGTTCCTCTGGGCTTTTGGACTCCTTGATGGGACTGAACCGGTCCCAACACCTTGCCCTGCTCACACGCCGACTCTACCACTGTTTAGCAGACCACACACTTATTAAG CTGAGAGGATCCATGCTGGCCTTGGCTATCCTCACTCTGGAGCTGGAGACCTGCTGTCCCGATTGGCTGGCTGTCACCATCGAGCTGCTAAAGAAGGCCCAG ATCGACACCTCTGAGTTGATCCGAAGTCGAGAGCTTGTTGCTTGGAGTCTTTCGGCACCGAGTGCTGCCCTGCCGCCAAACACCGTCTACATCTACCAACCCGGTCAGAACCAAACCACCCTGCAAGCTCCTACCCAGGACCCTCCTG GGAGCGTCACCTCCTCCACTGAGTCTTCCACACCAGGCCGGCCTCAGACCCCAGCTGGAGAGGAAGGGGTGTGCCAGCAGCCCCGCGGCTCTCCCACCTCCTCCAACGACGGCAGCCTCCCAGCTCTCCTCTCACCTCCCAAGTCCTCCTGTCATCGTAACCACCTGCACAAGGTCACGCTGCGCTGCAAGGTGTCTACAAAGCGCAAG gtggaggagatggaggTGGATGACTTCTATGACGGCATCAAACGCCTCTACAATGAAGACATCACCGCCGCTGTCCAGGAGGGGGCGTCACCTGCAATGGGGGCGATAATACCAGCAGGTGAAGAAGGCCTCCTGATGTCCTCCCCCTGCCCGCCGCTACAGCCAGTCGGTGCCCCCTAA
- the ccni gene encoding cyclin-I isoform X2, translating to MKITEPWGVHRLAFLLEKAMSREAKMWKGYVAKKPSSQDTDISPTQRDEAVCWLLELHSRLQLYPETLVLAVSILDRFLASIKARPKYLRCIAIASFFLAIKTCEEDECVPSLRELAASCSCGCSPSDILRMERIILDKLNWDLHNATPLDFLHVFHAMVLSCSSGLLDSLMGLNRSQHLALLTRRLYHCLADHTLIKLRGSMLALAILTLELETCCPDWLAVTIELLKKAQIDTSELIRSRELVAWSLSAPSAALPPNTVYIYQPGSVTSSTESSTPGRPQTPAGEEGVCQQPRGSPTSSNDGSLPALLSPPKSSCHRNHLHKVTLRCKVSTKRKVEEMEVDDFYDGIKRLYNEDITAAVQEGASPAMGAIIPAGEEGLLMSSPCPPLQPVGAP from the exons ATGAAGATCACCGAACCCTGGGGAGTCCACAGGCTGGCTTTTCTTCTAGAAAAAGCCATGTCGAGGGAAGCCAAGATGTGGAAGGGCTATGTGGCAAAGAAGCCCTCATCACAG GATACAGATATCTCCCCAACTCAGCGGGATGAAGCGGTGTGCTGGCTTTTGGAGCTCCACAGCAGGCTGCAGCTGTACCCAGAAACCCTggtgttagctgttagcatacTGGATCGTTTCCTTGCTTCCATCAAG GCCCGTCCAAAGTATCTGCGCTGCATCGCCATCGCCTCCTTTTTCCTGGCTATCAAGACCTGTGAGGAAGATGAG TGTGTTCCCTCTCTGAGGGAGCTGGCTGCTTCCTGCAGCTGTGGCTGTTCTCCATCAGACATCCTGAGGATGGAAAGGATCATCCTTGACAAACTCAACTGGGATCTGCACAATGCCACGCCGCTGGACTTCCTGCACGTA TTCCATGCAATGGTCTTGTCATGTTCCTCTGGGCTTTTGGACTCCTTGATGGGACTGAACCGGTCCCAACACCTTGCCCTGCTCACACGCCGACTCTACCACTGTTTAGCAGACCACACACTTATTAAG CTGAGAGGATCCATGCTGGCCTTGGCTATCCTCACTCTGGAGCTGGAGACCTGCTGTCCCGATTGGCTGGCTGTCACCATCGAGCTGCTAAAGAAGGCCCAG ATCGACACCTCTGAGTTGATCCGAAGTCGAGAGCTTGTTGCTTGGAGTCTTTCGGCACCGAGTGCTGCCCTGCCGCCAAACACCGTCTACATCTACCAACCCG GGAGCGTCACCTCCTCCACTGAGTCTTCCACACCAGGCCGGCCTCAGACCCCAGCTGGAGAGGAAGGGGTGTGCCAGCAGCCCCGCGGCTCTCCCACCTCCTCCAACGACGGCAGCCTCCCAGCTCTCCTCTCACCTCCCAAGTCCTCCTGTCATCGTAACCACCTGCACAAGGTCACGCTGCGCTGCAAGGTGTCTACAAAGCGCAAG gtggaggagatggaggTGGATGACTTCTATGACGGCATCAAACGCCTCTACAATGAAGACATCACCGCCGCTGTCCAGGAGGGGGCGTCACCTGCAATGGGGGCGATAATACCAGCAGGTGAAGAAGGCCTCCTGATGTCCTCCCCCTGCCCGCCGCTACAGCCAGTCGGTGCCCCCTAA